Proteins from a genomic interval of Gadus morhua chromosome 21, gadMor3.0, whole genome shotgun sequence:
- the bpnt1 gene encoding 3'(2'),5'-bisphosphate nucleotidase 1 — MNRNPAVVMRLVASAYAVAERAGSIVRNVLQSGELGIVEKTGANDLQTLADRLAQQSICASLSKHFPKITIIGEEDLPEEEPRADLMEEGQEDVILQKCCPSEYKDLKEEELVVWVDPLDGTKEYTEGLLDNVTVLIGISYGGKAIAGVINQPFYNYQVGGGADLGRTMWGVLGLGTFGIEVKEVPGDRRIVTTTRSHSNKVVTDCVDAMEPHEVIRVGGAGNKIIQLIEGKASAYVFASPGCKKWDTCATEAILHAVGGKLTDMHGNDYCYDANVKHMNSAGVLATLHNHQYYVNRVPQSVRSALKQD, encoded by the exons ATGAATAGAAACCCTGCGGTTGTGATGCGCCTGGTGGCCTCAGCCTACGCCGTGGCCGAGAGAGCCGGGTCCATCGTTAGGAACGTGCTCCAGAGCGGGGAGCTGGGCATTGTGGAAAAG ACCGGAGCCAATGACCTTCAGACTCTGGCAGACAGACTGGCTCAGCAGAGCATATGTGCCTCTCTGTCCAAACACTTCCCTAAAATTACCATAATTGGAGAGGAG GACCTTCCTGAAGAGGAGCCAAGGGCAGACCTCATGGAGGAGGGCCAGGAGGACGTTATCCTCCAGAAGTGCTGTCCCTCAGAGTATAAAgacctgaaggaggaggag CTGGTAGTATGGGTCGATCCACTTGATGGTACCAAGGAGTATACAGAGG GGCTACTGGACAACGTGACGGTACTGATCGGTATCTCGTACGGAGGCAAGGCCATCGCCGGGGTCATCAACCAGCCTTTCTACAACTACCAG GTGGGAGGAGGCGCTGACCTGGGCAGAACCATGTGGGGCGTGCTGGGACTGGGCACGTTTGGAATTGAGGTGAAGGAAGTCCCGGGTGACAGACGCATCGTCACCACCACTCGTTCCCATAGCAACAAGGTAGTGACCGACTGCGTGGATGCCATGGAGCCCCATGAGGTCATCAGAGTGGGCGGAGCTGGAAACAAG ATAATCCAGCTAATTGAGGGGAAGGCCTCTGCCTATGTCTTTGCGAGTCCAGGATGTAAGAAGTGGGATACTTGTGCCACTGAGGCCATCCTGCATGCTGTGGGAG GTAAGCTGACAGACATGCATGGCAATGACTACTGCTATGATGCTAATGTGAAGCACATGAACTCAGCGGGCGTGTTGGCCACGCTCCACAACCACCAGTACTATGTCAACAGAGTGCCCCAGTCGGTGCGCTCAGCCCTGAAGCAGGACTGA